From Malus sylvestris chromosome 1, drMalSylv7.2, whole genome shotgun sequence:
TGTCATAATTGAAGTTGTTGATACATAATTGAAGTTCTCGAACTTGTAAcccttgtaattttttttatgtttgcaGATCATATGGACAAGTAGTAGATACATAATCCTAACAAATGTGCTAAtgattatttggatggaataaATCAGTTCATTGATTTTGCAATTGCAAACAACCGGGGTTCAACTCAAATTCGGTGTCCTTGTAGAAAGTGTGACAACTTAATGATTGAATATTTTGAAACTGTTGGATACCATTTAGTTAGAAATGGGATGATGAAGACCTATACTATATGGAATCATCTTGGAGAACCAAATACAACATGCTTCATCATCACACATTACCTGAGCAGTAGAGATAGTTGAATCTGTTGTGGATAGGGGTGGGCGCGGtgcggtttggtgcggttttgagtgaaaccacAATCGAAATCGAAACTTTTTGCggtgcggtgcggttttgaagccaaaaccgaaatgaaaccaaactgtttggttcggtttggttcggttcggtgcggtttcaaacggtttcggtttggtttttgagaaaaaaatgtacaatttaaaatatacacaTATTTATGTATAAGATGGTCTTATTTTCCttgtatattaattaatgaatatgCACCAAAATTGCACCAAAAACTGCACCAAACCTGCAGCAAAACAACACCAAGAAACTGTACCAAACCTGCAGCAAAAAACTGCACTGAAACTGCAGCAAAAAATTGCACAAAACTGCACAAAAAACAGCAGCTAAACAACACCAAATCTGCACAAAACTGCACAAAAAACAGCAGCTAAACTGCAGCAAAAATTACACCACAACTGCACCAAAATTGCACcaaaaaactgcacaaaactgcaccaaaaaactgcacaaaaacGCATCACATAATTCACATCTACTAAAATTCAACTTGATCACCAATCAATCACAATAGTTTACTACAACCCAATTGAAAAGTTAAGTTTGCCATAATACAACTAaagttcaaacttcaaagtttcaaacaaagttcaatgTCAAATGCCTTATGGCATTagtacaacaaaaaaaataaatggttcATGAAATTCAACAAAATCTTGGTTTTCAACTTACTTTGCATCGTTCAAGTTTCAAACCTTtacctttccttttccttttggacACTTATTGTTTGAAGGTTTAGGAGGCCTTTGAGCTTGTGAAGACCTTGCACTTTGTAAACGCATAAGGGGAGGCTCTTGTGAATTAGAACCTTCAGATTGCTTTGGAGCTTGTTGTggttcttgatcaagagtaaGAGAGGCAATGCTTGAAGTCGATTTGGCCAACTCTACACaatacaaaacataaaaaatataattgatgtttagttgaaaaaagaaaacaaagaaagttcTTTTATTTCAATTGATATACTTACCGGATTCAATACTTTCATAGAACTCAATGTGGTCAATTGAAGGTGCATCATCCTCCAAAGTAATAATATTATCACCCCTCAACCAATTTTGCATGCATATCAAGGCCTCCACCAATTTAGGAGTTAAAGAACTCCTAAAATCCGAAATCACTCGACCACCGGTGCTAAAAGCACTTTCCGATGCCACGGTCGAAACATGAATTGCAAGAATATCTTTTGCAATTGCGGCCAAGATAGGATACTTGTTACCATTCACCTTCCACCATAGGAGAATGTTAAAATATTTTGTGGACTCCTATTTTGTAATTTGTACCAAGGGATCAAACAAATAAGAATCCACCTCATCTCCCACCACTTTCTCATCACTATCTTCAACAAAATGCATCCATTCATCAATTAGATCATCTTCCGTCATAGCCATATTAGATGAGGTAGAAGAAGGTTGTGATTGTAAACTTTCCGATTTCTTCATGTATTTTCCACCTTCAACATTAGGAACATATTCATCATAAAGGGCAcgcaatatattttttatttcttcagtTTTCAATTGTGCCTCAATGTCGGAAAGTTTCTTTCTAAAGAGTTGTGTGACATGCCTCAACTTGAACCTCGGATCTAAAACAAGTCCAATCACAATAAGAGGGTTCAATTCATGGTATGAGTcaaaatatttttcatattttgatcTCATATCGGATGCCATTGCCTTCAATAATTGCTCCGACAGTAAACCCACTTGCATGTTGGCTCGGGATTCCAAGTTATTGATGGCGGTCTCCACTTTTATGACATCATGGAGGCCGGTATGAACTGTGGGATGT
This genomic window contains:
- the LOC126622480 gene encoding uncharacterized protein LOC126622480, which translates into the protein MQSNGGRVISDFRSSLTPKLVEALICMQNWLRGDNIITLEDDAPSIDHIEFYESIESELAKSTSSIASLTLDQEPQQAPKQSEGSNSQEPPLMRLQSARSSQAQRPPKPSNNKCPKGKGKVKV